The region CATAAAAGAATTCCATCAATCAATAAAGGGAACAGACAATGCACGCTTCAGCGAAACTGCCCTATTCATCAATACGCCGCTTTGCCGCCGCTCTCGCGCTGTCGGCACTTGTGCCTGCCGCCAACGTGTGGGCCGAAGACCTTAACCTCGCCTACAGCTCGTCGGCGACATCCATGGACCCGCAATTCCACAATGCGAGCCAGAACATTGCGGTCTCACGCAACATGTTCGAGACCCTGACCCAGATGGACCCCGATAGCCGGATCATTCCCAATCTGGCCGAATCTTGGACGAAGATTGACGACCTGACCTGGGAATTCAAACTGCGTCCTGCCAAGTTTCAGGATGGCAGCGACTTCACTGCCGAAGACGTCGCCTGGTCTCTCCAGCGCCCCAACACGATTGAAAACAGCCCGTCCAGCTTTGCGATCTACACACGCGCCATCACCAAGACCGAAGTCGTGGACCCGCACACCGTCCGCCTGATCACCAAGACGCCTTATCCATTGCTGCCTGCCGATCTCACCTCGGTGTTCATCGTCAGCAAAAAGGCGAGCGAAGGCATTACCAGCGAGAAATTCGCGACGCCTGAGCATATGATCGGCACCGGGCCATACAAGTTCGTGAAATACACACCTGACGACCGCGTCGTCATGACCCGCTTCGATGACTACTGGGGTGGCAAGCCAGCCTGGGACAACGTCACCATCCGCTTCATGCCCAACGATGGCAGCCGCATGACGGCTCTGCTGTCTGGCGATGTCAACGCCATCGAGAACGTACCGACACCTGACATCGAAAAGGTCAAAGCCAATCCCGATCTGGTCTACAGCGCCAAGAAAACCCACCGCCTGATCTTCCTTTTCCTCGATAGCGGTCGCGACAGCTCGCCGGGCGTAAAGGCTGCGGATGGTTCAGCCATTGCCAAAAACCCGCTGACGGATGTGCGCGTGCGCAAAGCCATCAACATGGCCATTGACCGCAAGGCGATCAGCGACCGCCTGATGATGGGCCTTGCCTATCCGACCAACAATCTCTCCACCGATCAGATGCTGGGCTTCGACCCCGCGCTGGAGAACGTACCCTTCGACCAAGCCGCCGCCAAAAAACTTCTGGCCGATGCCGGTTATCCCGATGGTTTCCGCCTGACGCTCGGCACGCCGAACAACCGCCTTTTGAACGATGAGCGTGTAGCGCAGGCCATCGCGCAGATGCTGACGCGTATCGGTATTCGCACCGATGTCGATGCCGTTCCCTTCTCTGCCATCAACACTAAGGGCAACAAGGGCGAGTTCTCAGCCGTCATGATGGGCTGGGGTGTGCAGACTGCCGAGGCGTCCTCCGGTATTCGCATGATGGTGGCGTGTCCGGACAAGGCGCGCGGCTGGGGTGTGGTGAACTGGAGCCACTATTGCAATCCGGCACTCACCGAACAGCTGGTGGCACTGACATCTGAAATGGACGACGCCAAGCGCAACGATATGCTGAAGGCGGCAGTCCATACCGTCAATGACGACATGCCGATCGTGCCGCTCTATTTCCAGGGCATGACCTGGGCGGCCAAGAAGGGCATCAAGATCATCCCGCGCATGGATGAACGCACCTCGGCGCTCAGCTTCGAGCCTGCACAATAGACTGTATCACGGCGGATCGGCCTCACGCCGGTTCGCCCTCCCCAAATATAATCACGCGGTGCGCCACAGCGCCCTGCGTCAGCT is a window of Agrobacterium vaccinii DNA encoding:
- a CDS encoding ABC transporter substrate-binding protein, translating into MHASAKLPYSSIRRFAAALALSALVPAANVWAEDLNLAYSSSATSMDPQFHNASQNIAVSRNMFETLTQMDPDSRIIPNLAESWTKIDDLTWEFKLRPAKFQDGSDFTAEDVAWSLQRPNTIENSPSSFAIYTRAITKTEVVDPHTVRLITKTPYPLLPADLTSVFIVSKKASEGITSEKFATPEHMIGTGPYKFVKYTPDDRVVMTRFDDYWGGKPAWDNVTIRFMPNDGSRMTALLSGDVNAIENVPTPDIEKVKANPDLVYSAKKTHRLIFLFLDSGRDSSPGVKAADGSAIAKNPLTDVRVRKAINMAIDRKAISDRLMMGLAYPTNNLSTDQMLGFDPALENVPFDQAAAKKLLADAGYPDGFRLTLGTPNNRLLNDERVAQAIAQMLTRIGIRTDVDAVPFSAINTKGNKGEFSAVMMGWGVQTAEASSGIRMMVACPDKARGWGVVNWSHYCNPALTEQLVALTSEMDDAKRNDMLKAAVHTVNDDMPIVPLYFQGMTWAAKKGIKIIPRMDERTSALSFEPAQ